Below is a window of Vibrio sp. SS-MA-C1-2 DNA.
TTATCCCATCAATTCCACGCATAAACATGACTAATTGGAAGCTCCAGACGAGTAAGTAAGAGATCCATTCAACCGATGTTAGAGAAAGGAATGTAAAATAGATTGTCGGTTCAAAAATGGTGTTGATTAATAGTGTTACCGCAGTTGAGGCAAAATAAGTTTGAGCAGCAAACCAAAACATAGAAACAATGGCTCTAGTCATGGATGGAATGTTAGCGCCATAAACCCCCATGCTTGCCCTTGCAAAGACAGGGCTGGGAATACCATATTTGATACTAGGTTTACCGGCTAAATTACAAAGCACCATAATAATGATTGAAGCAGCCATAATTGCAGCTAAAACAGACCACCCATTTAAGCCATAACTGATAAAGAGTGATGCTGCTAAGGTATAGCCAAATAAGCTTTGTACATCATTAGCCCAGACATTAAATATTTCAAAACTTCCCCAATTTCTCTTTTGCTTCGCAATGGGAGCAAGATCTTCATTGTAGAGTTTGGGGTCGCAAGCTTTGATGTTGATCTCTTTTTGTTCATCCATGATGAGAATATTCCTTTGGTTAATAATTTGTTAATTAAAAGTTGTTATTATCTTCGATGCAAAACAATTACTTTTTAAAGCTCTAAGTTGAGTGCTAGATCAAAGATTTTTGAATGAAAATTACATTTTTTGCAAAACTCTTGTGATCTGTTTAACTATTTTGTAAAGGGGATGCCCTCCTGCCTCGTTGCTTGATTGTTAAATATGTAAAGCAATATTGAGGCCAGAAATTAATAAGTTTTAATTGGTTTGTAAGATGTTGATATAATTATATTTAATGTGAGGTGGCATAACGTTGTAATTAATGTATGTACAACTTTGGTGCGAAATTAATTCTCTGGGACTAATTTAGGGCGGTCAAAGAGGAGGCTGAATTTTTGAATAACTCAACTCTGGCTCTATCTTCTTTTCATTTCGAGGTTGAGGCTGTTGTCTGCTATGTATTACTTAGTGACAACAGTAATCATGTTGATTTAGATATTTAGTTTTAAGGTATATCTAAAATAAGTGGAGTTGCTAGTAGGTAGACGGCAAGTGAGTGAAGCCCTAGCGACTTCAAGTATGAAAGGTATAAACAATTTACGGCTAGAGTAAATTTTTAATCATTTGGTGGTTTTTTTCTGACATCGCAAGGTAACCCACTAAGGTACTTTCTTTAATAAACCAGTAATCATTTTCAATTTTACTCGATGCATAAATCTTAATGCTTTCAACTTCAGAAGGGAGAGAAAGTAACGCTTTGACAGCGAGTTTTATCGTGTACTCATCGATAGAGACTTTATTCAATCTATCAACCGTAGTAAGGGTGAGATGACAAGGAAACCCTTCTTTTTCTGCTCGTTCAAAAACAGCGCTTAATCCATTTTCTTTTAACTTCTTTAATACAGTGGTTTGATTTTGAGAGATCTTTGCTCGTGATATTAGCTTTTTGAAGACAAACTTATAGATCAACAGCATATCTAGGATAAAAACCGCAACAACAATAACAATCAATAAGAACCAGCCTAAAGGCGTTGTTGGTAATGGCATTAATGCATCTCTTTTTTGAGGGTATATTCATTAATAGTAGCTCTTTTTTAAGATCATTTTTGATTTAGATATTTTAATCACAGTTGTTATTCAATCAATTGTTATACAATAAGGTTTTAGTTGGTTAGATTTTTTCAAGTTGCTAATTACTTTTACAAATTGGGTTTTTACATCGTGTTTTTACAGCGTATTGATTAAAAATAGATTGGGATAGAATAAATGGAATTTAAAAAAAGGTTATTGGTTTCTGCATTAGTGATGGGGTTAATGTCTGGTTGTGTTAATACAACAGAGCAAAGTGCCGAGCCTTCAGTCGTTGACTTAACCATCGTATCTGCAAATATGTGGCTTAGTTTAAATAAAAACTTTAACAACAAGAACTCCTTTGATCTCGCTATTGAAGAGCTAAAAGCCGCAGATGCTGATGTGTTATTACTTTCAGAAGCGGGAGGAGTCAATGCTCGTCTCGCTCAAGAGCTAGGGATGTATTTATGGCAAGGTTCTCATCAAGTTGCTGATTTAGGGATCTTGTCTAAATACCCTATTGTGAAGGTCATTGATGCTCGAGATCAGGATAAAGGGGTTGACCATGGTGGAAGTATTGGTGCGGTTATTAATATTAATGGAACTTTAGTTAATGTATGGGCTAACCATCTAGATTGGACCAATTATATAACGTATGACGCACGTGGTGGAAATGGTGAGTCATGGCAAGCGAGAGAAAACTGTGAGGTTATTTCAGATAGTGACATTTTAGATAAAATGGATAGACAATCAAGACGTCCTGCCCAAATGGAGTATGTTCTTGATAAGAATAATCAATTAAATAATAGCAATATTATTTCCATTATCGGTGGTGACTTCAATGAGCCGAGTGGACTTGATTTGGACTACCGAAACTCAAACGATGTTTGATCATTCAGGTACGGTGTATGATTTTTTAACTCATCGACTGATTCGTGAAGATGGGTATATTGATAGCTACCGTCAACTTTATCAAGATCCAGTTACCTATCCTGGAATTACATGGCCTGTGGTACAAGAAGATAGTTGGACTGCAGGAGATAGCTATCTTAAAGAGTGTGGGCGAGCGTTAGATGATCGTGATCGTATTGATTTTATCTATTATAACCAAACGCCAAATATAGAACTCAAAGCGGTCTCATTTATTGGGCCAAGAGCAAATACGTTCTTTAGTAGTCCAGAAGGGAATGATACAGACTACCAATGGCAAGACCCATTTTCAGGCAGTCGAGTGAATAATCAAGGGGAACCTGATTATAATGAACGAGAGTTCGTCTCTGATCATCTCTGGTATCGTGCAGACTTCATGATAAGAACTGCTGGGGAGTTTGAAACGGTTAGCTCAATTGAATCAGAGCCTATATTCTCGAATGTAACCATTACAAAACCCAAGAATAAGCAACAAAACAGCGGACAGATCGTTTCATTTACACTCAGTAATTTAGGTTTGTGGGATAATAATCTACAGTATGAATTTGAAATTATAGGTAATAAAGAGGGATCGAGAGAGCAGAGTTGGCAAACTATTGGTATTGAAGGTAAGCCATTAGAACAACAACAGTTCACTCTTGAAATTAAGCCCGAAACACTTGAGCGATTTAAGCAGTCACTGTTTAGTGATCAACTCCAGATTCGACTACGAAGTGTTGAACCGATAGCGAGTTGGCGCAAGCACTATGCCGTTTTAACATTGCCAGCCTTAAAATAGTAAATGTAAGAAAAATATATGAGATAGGTACTTACTATTTAAATCCAAAATATAAGTACCTACTATTTTAATGCCATGACTTTAAATGCTAATTATTCACTACATCAGAAAAAACATTATGAAGATCAAATGTCGACTCATTGCTTAAATTAAGCCCACTCGCTAAATGATCTAAATGTGCTTGCATTAATGATTTTGCTCTTTCAGTGTTACCTTCCTCAATGGCTTCAACTAACTCTCTATGCTCTTTTAATGCACATAACGGCGTGTGTTGAGAAGATTTTTTCCCATACAGAGAAATTAAAAGAGAGCATTGTGAGACCGTGATTTTCTGAAAGTTAAGCAGGGCACTATTTTTTGCCATCTGTGCCAGTTGAACATGAAAATCTCCCGAAATTCGAATTGCCCTTCCTTGATCACCTTTTTCGATTGCATCTTCTTCTAAATCAATTAGATTTTTAATTTCTGTTATTTTTTCTTTGGTTCGATTTTCGATGGCTAATTCAAGAATAGCCATCTCAAGGACTTGGCGAGCTTTTATAATCTGTTTGGCTTCATCGATCGTCGGAGCATAAACCGTCGCGCCTTTATTTGGCTGAATCGTGAGGATATTCTCCATTGAAAGACGAAAAAGGACTTTACGGATTATTGTTCGACTAACAGAAAATATCTCACATAAAGACTCTTCACTCAGTTTAGTTTTAGGTGGGATCTTCTGCTCTAGAATCGCATCGAAGATGTGTCTGTATACAATTTCATCCTGTTTTTTCATCATAAACCTAGTTGTTTTTTTTGATATAAATAGCTTCGCATATTAAGGATTAAATAACAAATAGCGCTAAGTTTGATTAATAATGAAGTTGCTAGGTTGTTGGCTGTACTCGTTCGCCCCAATCATAGAGTACACCTATACTCATGGGGCTTCACTTGCTTGCCGCCCACTAGCAACTTCAATTACTCTGGGTATATAAAGCAATAACTAGTTGGTAATTACAGCGCCATCTTTAATCCACTGACCAAGGATTTCTCGCTCTTCTGGTGTCATCTTTGTAATGTTACCTAAAGGCATAACATTAGTATTAACAGCTTGCGCAAGAATACGAGTTGAATTTAGCTTTACTTGACTAATATCATCTAAAATAACACCACTTGGTGCAGTCGAGAAGGCTGAAAAAGTCGGTGATTCAGAATGGCAAGTTGTGCAGCGACCTTTAATGATTGACATAACTTCTTGATGTTGACTCTCTGTATTTGCTGTAGAGGTTGTATCAATGGTTTCCTCGATAATCACGATATCGG
It encodes the following:
- a CDS encoding endonuclease/exonuclease/phosphatase family protein, which translates into the protein MEFKKRLLVSALVMGLMSGCVNTTEQSAEPSVVDLTIVSANMWLSLNKNFNNKNSFDLAIEELKAADADVLLLSEAGGVNARLAQELGMYLWQGSHQVADLGILSKYPIVKVIDARDQDKGVDHGGSIGAVININGTLVNVWANHLDWTNYITYDARGGNGESWQARENCEVISDSDILDKMDRQSRRPAQMEYVLDKNNQLNNSNIISIIGGDFNEPSGLDLDYRNSNDV
- a CDS encoding GntR family transcriptional regulator, which translates into the protein MMKKQDEIVYRHIFDAILEQKIPPKTKLSEESLCEIFSVSRTIIRKVLFRLSMENILTIQPNKGATVYAPTIDEAKQIIKARQVLEMAILELAIENRTKEKITEIKNLIDLEEDAIEKGDQGRAIRISGDFHVQLAQMAKNSALLNFQKITVSQCSLLISLYGKKSSQHTPLCALKEHRELVEAIEEGNTERAKSLMQAHLDHLASGLNLSNESTFDLHNVFSDVVNN